From a single Accipiter gentilis chromosome 10, bAccGen1.1, whole genome shotgun sequence genomic region:
- the UNK gene encoding RING finger protein unkempt homolog isoform X3, which produces MSKGPVASGPAAAGPASAASALQAQPEKPQHYTYLKEFRTEQCPLFVQHKCTQHRPYTCFHWHFVNQRRRRSIRRRDGTFNYSPDIYCTKYDETTGICPEGDECPFLHRTTGDTERRYHLRYYKTGICIHETDSKGNCTKNGVHCAFAHGPHDLRSPVYDIRELQAMEALQNGQTTSEGGIEGQSAVAASHAMIEKILSEEPRWQDTTYVLGNYKTEQCKKPPRLCRQGYACPYYHNSKDRRRSPRKHKYRSSPCPSVKHGDEWGDPSKCENGDSCQYCHTRTEQQFHPEIYKSTKCNDMQQSGSCPRGPFCAFAHVEQPALSEDLQQSSAVSSPTQTGPVMYMPSAAGDSVPVSPSSPHAPDLSNVWNKSGTLPTSPTSTTILCRNSSLGSPSNICGSPPGAIGKPHSLETIGFPPDSVTAAGSYKKAPGFEREDQVGAEYLKSFKCQQAKMKSHSLEHRSQEQPLLQPKQDILGILPVGSPLTSSISSSITSSLAATPPSPAGTSSIPGMNANALPFYPTSDTVESVIESALDDLDLNEFGVAALEKTFDSSTVPHTSGIMIGGSLLQSSAPVNIPGSLGSSASFHSASPSPPVSLSSHFLHQPQGHLSQSENTFLGTSASHGSLGPGAAELARLRQELDEANGTIKQWEESWKQAKQACDAWKKEAEEANDRANTANMECELAREQREALELQVKKLQEELERIHTGQDPQFLRSFSDLETLSLSSLYTLQKQLRANLEKVDKAVFQMQSVKCLKCQEENRVVLPCQHAVLCETCAEEGECPICHPNRPHSLQS; this is translated from the exons TTACCTGAAGGAGTTCCGCACGGAGCAGTGTCCTCTTTTCGTGCAGCACAAGTGCACTCAGCACCGGCCCTACACTTGCTTCCACTGGCACTTTGTCAACCAGCGTCGTCGCAGATCTATCCGCCGCCGGGACGGTACATTTAACTACAGCCCTGACATTTACTGTACCAAGTATGACGAGACCACAGGAATCTGCCCAGAAGGAGATGA ATGTCCCTTCTTGCATAGAACTACTGGAGACACAGAGAGAAGGTATCACTTGCGCTACTACAAAACTGGAATCTGTATTCATGAGACAGACTCCAAGGGAAACTGCACGAAGAATGGAGTCCACTGCGCGTTTGCTCATGGGCCCCATGACCTACGCTCTCCAGTGTATGACATCAG GGAGCTTCAGGCAATGGAGGCTTTGCAGAATGGTCAGACTACATCAGAAGGTGGCATAGAGGGTCAGTCTGCAGTTGCTGCCAGCCATGCTATGATAGAGAAAATACTCAGTGAGGAGCCAAGGTGGCAAG ATACAACATATGTGTTGGGAAATTACAAGACAGAACAATGTAAGAAACCCCCCCGTCTCTGTCGCCAGGGTTATGCCTGTCCCTACTACCACAATagcaaagacagaagaagaagcccaagaaaacacaaatacag ATCTTCGCCATGTCCCAGTGTGAAACATGGAGATGAGTGGGGAGATCCCAGTAAGTGTGAAAATGGAGACTCATGCCAATACTGCCACACTCGCACAGAACAGCAGTTCCATCCAGAG ATCTACAAATCCACCAAATGCAATGATATGCAGCAGTCTGGCAGCTGTCCCCGAGGACCCTTCTGTGCCTTTGCACATGTAGAAC aGCCTGCGCTCAGTGAAGACTTACAGCAATCCTCGGCTGTGTCTAGCCCGACACAGACAGGCCCTGTGATGTATATGCCATCGGCAGCTGGTGATTCTGTTCCAGTCAGCCCTTCCAGTCCACATGCCCCAGACCTTAGCAAT GTGTGGAATAAATCAGGAACTCTGCCAACTAGCCCCACCTCCACCACA ATTCTTTGTAGGAACAGCAGTCTCGGAAGCCCATCTAATATATGTGGGTCTCCTCCTGGTGCCATTGGAAAGCCACACAGCTTGGAGACCATTGGTTTTCCTCCAGACTCAGTAACAGCAGCCGGCAGCTACAAGAAAGCACCGGGGTTTGAGCGAGAAGATCAGGTGGGGGCCGAGTATTTGAAGAGTTTCAAATGCCAG CAAGCAAAAATGAAGTCCCACTCACTGGAACACAGGAGCCAGGAGCAACCTTTGTTACAGCCCAAACAG GACATACTGGGTATTCTCCCAGTGGGAAGCCCGCTGACATCCAGCATCTCCTCTAGTATCACCTCCAGTCTGGCTGCAACGCCACCAAGCCCTGCCGGCACCAGCAGCATACCAGGCATGAATGCCAATGCCCTTCCTTTCTATCCAACCAGTGACACCGTTGAGTCTGTCATAG AGTCTGCCTTGGATGACCTGGACCTGAATGAATTCGGAGTGGCTGCCCTGGAGAAGACATTTGACAGCAGCACAGTGCCCCACACGAGTGGCATCATGATAG GTGGGAGTTTGCTGCAAAGTTCTGCTCCTGTAAATATCCCCGGGTCCCTTGGAAGCTCTGCCTCCTTtcactctgcctctccttctccaccGGTCAGCCTCTCATCGCATTTCCTTCATCAGCCCCAGGGACACTTAAGCCAATCAGAAAACACATTCCTGGGGACATCAGCTTCTCATGGATCATTAG GTCCAGGTGCTGCGGAGCTGGCACGGCTACGACAAGAACTGGATGAAGCCAACGGCACAATAAAGCAGTGGGAAGAGTCTTGGAAACAAGCCAAACAG GCTTGTGATGCTTGGaaaaaggaggcagaggaagcAAATGATCGCGCCAACACAGCTAACATGGAATGTGAACTGGCCCGGGAGCAGAGGGAAGCATTGGAGCTGCAAGTGAAGaagctgcaggaggagctggagaggatCCACACAGGCCAGGACCCTCAGTTTCTGCGCTCCTTCTCTGACCTGGaaacactctctctctcttcgcTTTACACCCTTCAGAAACAGCTGCGGGCAAACCTGGAGAAAGTTGATAAG GCGGTATTTCAGATGCAGTCAGTGAAATGCCTTAAGTGTCAGGAGGAGAACCGGGTGGTGTTACCGTGCCAACATGCAGTGCTGTGTGAAACATGCGCCGAGGAGGGCGAGTGCCCCATCTGCCATCCCAACAGGCCCCACTCTCTCCAGTCGTGA
- the UNK gene encoding RING finger protein unkempt homolog isoform X2, producing the protein MSKGPVASGPAAAGPASAASALQAQPEKPQHYTYLKEFRTEQCPLFVQHKCTQHRPYTCFHWHFVNQRRRRSIRRRDGTFNYSPDIYCTKYDETTGICPEGDECPFLHRTTGDTERRYHLRYYKTGICIHETDSKGNCTKNGVHCAFAHGPHDLRSPVYDIRELQAMEALQNGQTTSEGGIEGQSAVAASHAMIEKILSEEPRWQDTTYVLGNYKTEQCKKPPRLCRQGYACPYYHNSKDRRRSPRKHKYRSSPCPSVKHGDEWGDPSKCENGDSCQYCHTRTEQQFHPEIYKSTKCNDMQQSGSCPRGPFCAFAHVEQPALSEDLQQSSAVSSPTQTGPVMYMPSAAGDSVPVSPSSPHAPDLSNILCRNSSLGSPSNICGSPPGAIGKPHSLETIGFPPDSVTAAGSYKKAPGFEREDQVGAEYLKSFKCQQAKMKSHSLEHRSQEQPLLQPKQDILGILPVGSPLTSSISSSITSSLAATPPSPAGTSSIPGMNANALPFYPTSDTVESVIESALDDLDLNEFGVAALEKTFDSSTVPHTSGIMIGGSLLQSSAPVNIPGSLGSSASFHSASPSPPVSLSSHFLHQPQGHLSQSENTFLGTSASHGSLGLNGMNSSIWEHFASGSFSPSTSPAFLSGPGAAELARLRQELDEANGTIKQWEESWKQAKQACDAWKKEAEEANDRANTANMECELAREQREALELQVKKLQEELERIHTGQDPQFLRSFSDLETLSLSSLYTLQKQLRANLEKVDKAVFQMQSVKCLKCQEENRVVLPCQHAVLCETCAEEGECPICHPNRPHSLQS; encoded by the exons TTACCTGAAGGAGTTCCGCACGGAGCAGTGTCCTCTTTTCGTGCAGCACAAGTGCACTCAGCACCGGCCCTACACTTGCTTCCACTGGCACTTTGTCAACCAGCGTCGTCGCAGATCTATCCGCCGCCGGGACGGTACATTTAACTACAGCCCTGACATTTACTGTACCAAGTATGACGAGACCACAGGAATCTGCCCAGAAGGAGATGA ATGTCCCTTCTTGCATAGAACTACTGGAGACACAGAGAGAAGGTATCACTTGCGCTACTACAAAACTGGAATCTGTATTCATGAGACAGACTCCAAGGGAAACTGCACGAAGAATGGAGTCCACTGCGCGTTTGCTCATGGGCCCCATGACCTACGCTCTCCAGTGTATGACATCAG GGAGCTTCAGGCAATGGAGGCTTTGCAGAATGGTCAGACTACATCAGAAGGTGGCATAGAGGGTCAGTCTGCAGTTGCTGCCAGCCATGCTATGATAGAGAAAATACTCAGTGAGGAGCCAAGGTGGCAAG ATACAACATATGTGTTGGGAAATTACAAGACAGAACAATGTAAGAAACCCCCCCGTCTCTGTCGCCAGGGTTATGCCTGTCCCTACTACCACAATagcaaagacagaagaagaagcccaagaaaacacaaatacag ATCTTCGCCATGTCCCAGTGTGAAACATGGAGATGAGTGGGGAGATCCCAGTAAGTGTGAAAATGGAGACTCATGCCAATACTGCCACACTCGCACAGAACAGCAGTTCCATCCAGAG ATCTACAAATCCACCAAATGCAATGATATGCAGCAGTCTGGCAGCTGTCCCCGAGGACCCTTCTGTGCCTTTGCACATGTAGAAC aGCCTGCGCTCAGTGAAGACTTACAGCAATCCTCGGCTGTGTCTAGCCCGACACAGACAGGCCCTGTGATGTATATGCCATCGGCAGCTGGTGATTCTGTTCCAGTCAGCCCTTCCAGTCCACATGCCCCAGACCTTAGCAAT ATTCTTTGTAGGAACAGCAGTCTCGGAAGCCCATCTAATATATGTGGGTCTCCTCCTGGTGCCATTGGAAAGCCACACAGCTTGGAGACCATTGGTTTTCCTCCAGACTCAGTAACAGCAGCCGGCAGCTACAAGAAAGCACCGGGGTTTGAGCGAGAAGATCAGGTGGGGGCCGAGTATTTGAAGAGTTTCAAATGCCAG CAAGCAAAAATGAAGTCCCACTCACTGGAACACAGGAGCCAGGAGCAACCTTTGTTACAGCCCAAACAG GACATACTGGGTATTCTCCCAGTGGGAAGCCCGCTGACATCCAGCATCTCCTCTAGTATCACCTCCAGTCTGGCTGCAACGCCACCAAGCCCTGCCGGCACCAGCAGCATACCAGGCATGAATGCCAATGCCCTTCCTTTCTATCCAACCAGTGACACCGTTGAGTCTGTCATAG AGTCTGCCTTGGATGACCTGGACCTGAATGAATTCGGAGTGGCTGCCCTGGAGAAGACATTTGACAGCAGCACAGTGCCCCACACGAGTGGCATCATGATAG GTGGGAGTTTGCTGCAAAGTTCTGCTCCTGTAAATATCCCCGGGTCCCTTGGAAGCTCTGCCTCCTTtcactctgcctctccttctccaccGGTCAGCCTCTCATCGCATTTCCTTCATCAGCCCCAGGGACACTTAAGCCAATCAGAAAACACATTCCTGGGGACATCAGCTTCTCATGGATCATTAG GTTTAAATGGGATGAACAGCAGCATATGGGAACACTTTGCTTCGGGGAGTTTTTCGCCCAGTACCTCACCTGCATTTCTGTCAGGTCCAGGTGCTGCGGAGCTGGCACGGCTACGACAAGAACTGGATGAAGCCAACGGCACAATAAAGCAGTGGGAAGAGTCTTGGAAACAAGCCAAACAG GCTTGTGATGCTTGGaaaaaggaggcagaggaagcAAATGATCGCGCCAACACAGCTAACATGGAATGTGAACTGGCCCGGGAGCAGAGGGAAGCATTGGAGCTGCAAGTGAAGaagctgcaggaggagctggagaggatCCACACAGGCCAGGACCCTCAGTTTCTGCGCTCCTTCTCTGACCTGGaaacactctctctctcttcgcTTTACACCCTTCAGAAACAGCTGCGGGCAAACCTGGAGAAAGTTGATAAG GCGGTATTTCAGATGCAGTCAGTGAAATGCCTTAAGTGTCAGGAGGAGAACCGGGTGGTGTTACCGTGCCAACATGCAGTGCTGTGTGAAACATGCGCCGAGGAGGGCGAGTGCCCCATCTGCCATCCCAACAGGCCCCACTCTCTCCAGTCGTGA
- the UNK gene encoding RING finger protein unkempt homolog isoform X4 yields the protein MSYLKEFRTEQCPLFVQHKCTQHRPYTCFHWHFVNQRRRRSIRRRDGTFNYSPDIYCTKYDETTGICPEGDECPFLHRTTGDTERRYHLRYYKTGICIHETDSKGNCTKNGVHCAFAHGPHDLRSPVYDIRELQAMEALQNGQTTSEGGIEGQSAVAASHAMIEKILSEEPRWQDTTYVLGNYKTEQCKKPPRLCRQGYACPYYHNSKDRRRSPRKHKYRSSPCPSVKHGDEWGDPSKCENGDSCQYCHTRTEQQFHPEIYKSTKCNDMQQSGSCPRGPFCAFAHVEQPALSEDLQQSSAVSSPTQTGPVMYMPSAAGDSVPVSPSSPHAPDLSNVWNKSGTLPTSPTSTTILCRNSSLGSPSNICGSPPGAIGKPHSLETIGFPPDSVTAAGSYKKAPGFEREDQVGAEYLKSFKCQQAKMKSHSLEHRSQEQPLLQPKQDILGILPVGSPLTSSISSSITSSLAATPPSPAGTSSIPGMNANALPFYPTSDTVESVIESALDDLDLNEFGVAALEKTFDSSTVPHTSGIMIGGSLLQSSAPVNIPGSLGSSASFHSASPSPPVSLSSHFLHQPQGHLSQSENTFLGTSASHGSLGLNGMNSSIWEHFASGSFSPSTSPAFLSGPGAAELARLRQELDEANGTIKQWEESWKQAKQACDAWKKEAEEANDRANTANMECELAREQREALELQVKKLQEELERIHTGQDPQFLRSFSDLETLSLSSLYTLQKQLRANLEKVDKAVFQMQSVKCLKCQEENRVVLPCQHAVLCETCAEEGECPICHPNRPHSLQS from the exons TTACCTGAAGGAGTTCCGCACGGAGCAGTGTCCTCTTTTCGTGCAGCACAAGTGCACTCAGCACCGGCCCTACACTTGCTTCCACTGGCACTTTGTCAACCAGCGTCGTCGCAGATCTATCCGCCGCCGGGACGGTACATTTAACTACAGCCCTGACATTTACTGTACCAAGTATGACGAGACCACAGGAATCTGCCCAGAAGGAGATGA ATGTCCCTTCTTGCATAGAACTACTGGAGACACAGAGAGAAGGTATCACTTGCGCTACTACAAAACTGGAATCTGTATTCATGAGACAGACTCCAAGGGAAACTGCACGAAGAATGGAGTCCACTGCGCGTTTGCTCATGGGCCCCATGACCTACGCTCTCCAGTGTATGACATCAG GGAGCTTCAGGCAATGGAGGCTTTGCAGAATGGTCAGACTACATCAGAAGGTGGCATAGAGGGTCAGTCTGCAGTTGCTGCCAGCCATGCTATGATAGAGAAAATACTCAGTGAGGAGCCAAGGTGGCAAG ATACAACATATGTGTTGGGAAATTACAAGACAGAACAATGTAAGAAACCCCCCCGTCTCTGTCGCCAGGGTTATGCCTGTCCCTACTACCACAATagcaaagacagaagaagaagcccaagaaaacacaaatacag ATCTTCGCCATGTCCCAGTGTGAAACATGGAGATGAGTGGGGAGATCCCAGTAAGTGTGAAAATGGAGACTCATGCCAATACTGCCACACTCGCACAGAACAGCAGTTCCATCCAGAG ATCTACAAATCCACCAAATGCAATGATATGCAGCAGTCTGGCAGCTGTCCCCGAGGACCCTTCTGTGCCTTTGCACATGTAGAAC aGCCTGCGCTCAGTGAAGACTTACAGCAATCCTCGGCTGTGTCTAGCCCGACACAGACAGGCCCTGTGATGTATATGCCATCGGCAGCTGGTGATTCTGTTCCAGTCAGCCCTTCCAGTCCACATGCCCCAGACCTTAGCAAT GTGTGGAATAAATCAGGAACTCTGCCAACTAGCCCCACCTCCACCACA ATTCTTTGTAGGAACAGCAGTCTCGGAAGCCCATCTAATATATGTGGGTCTCCTCCTGGTGCCATTGGAAAGCCACACAGCTTGGAGACCATTGGTTTTCCTCCAGACTCAGTAACAGCAGCCGGCAGCTACAAGAAAGCACCGGGGTTTGAGCGAGAAGATCAGGTGGGGGCCGAGTATTTGAAGAGTTTCAAATGCCAG CAAGCAAAAATGAAGTCCCACTCACTGGAACACAGGAGCCAGGAGCAACCTTTGTTACAGCCCAAACAG GACATACTGGGTATTCTCCCAGTGGGAAGCCCGCTGACATCCAGCATCTCCTCTAGTATCACCTCCAGTCTGGCTGCAACGCCACCAAGCCCTGCCGGCACCAGCAGCATACCAGGCATGAATGCCAATGCCCTTCCTTTCTATCCAACCAGTGACACCGTTGAGTCTGTCATAG AGTCTGCCTTGGATGACCTGGACCTGAATGAATTCGGAGTGGCTGCCCTGGAGAAGACATTTGACAGCAGCACAGTGCCCCACACGAGTGGCATCATGATAG GTGGGAGTTTGCTGCAAAGTTCTGCTCCTGTAAATATCCCCGGGTCCCTTGGAAGCTCTGCCTCCTTtcactctgcctctccttctccaccGGTCAGCCTCTCATCGCATTTCCTTCATCAGCCCCAGGGACACTTAAGCCAATCAGAAAACACATTCCTGGGGACATCAGCTTCTCATGGATCATTAG GTTTAAATGGGATGAACAGCAGCATATGGGAACACTTTGCTTCGGGGAGTTTTTCGCCCAGTACCTCACCTGCATTTCTGTCAGGTCCAGGTGCTGCGGAGCTGGCACGGCTACGACAAGAACTGGATGAAGCCAACGGCACAATAAAGCAGTGGGAAGAGTCTTGGAAACAAGCCAAACAG GCTTGTGATGCTTGGaaaaaggaggcagaggaagcAAATGATCGCGCCAACACAGCTAACATGGAATGTGAACTGGCCCGGGAGCAGAGGGAAGCATTGGAGCTGCAAGTGAAGaagctgcaggaggagctggagaggatCCACACAGGCCAGGACCCTCAGTTTCTGCGCTCCTTCTCTGACCTGGaaacactctctctctcttcgcTTTACACCCTTCAGAAACAGCTGCGGGCAAACCTGGAGAAAGTTGATAAG GCGGTATTTCAGATGCAGTCAGTGAAATGCCTTAAGTGTCAGGAGGAGAACCGGGTGGTGTTACCGTGCCAACATGCAGTGCTGTGTGAAACATGCGCCGAGGAGGGCGAGTGCCCCATCTGCCATCCCAACAGGCCCCACTCTCTCCAGTCGTGA
- the UNK gene encoding RING finger protein unkempt homolog isoform X5 — protein sequence MSKGPVASGPAAAGPASAASALQAQPEKPQHYTYLKEFRTEQCPLFVQHKCTQHRPYTCFHWHFVNQRRRRSIRRRDGTFNYSPDIYCTKYDETTGICPEGDECPFLHRTTGDTERRYHLRYYKTGICIHETDSKGNCTKNGVHCAFAHGPHDLRSPVYDIRELQAMEALQNGQTTSEGGIEGQSAVAASHAMIEKILSEEPRWQDTTYVLGNYKTEQCKKPPRLCRQGYACPYYHNSKDRRRSPRKHKYRSSPCPSVKHGDEWGDPSKCENGDSCQYCHTRTEQQFHPEIYKSTKCNDMQQSGSCPRGPFCAFAHVEQPALSEDLQQSSAVSSPTQTGPVMYMPSAAGDSVPVSPSSPHAPDLSNVWNKSGTLPTSPTSTTILCRNSSLGSPSNICGSPPGAIGKPHSLETIGFPPDSVTAAGSYKKAPGFEREDQVGAEYLKSFKCQQAKMKSHSLEHRSQEQPLLQPKQDILGILPVGSPLTSSISSSITSSLAATPPSPAGTSSIPGMNANALPFYPTSDTVESVIGGSLLQSSAPVNIPGSLGSSASFHSASPSPPVSLSSHFLHQPQGHLSQSENTFLGTSASHGSLGLNGMNSSIWEHFASGSFSPSTSPAFLSGPGAAELARLRQELDEANGTIKQWEESWKQAKQACDAWKKEAEEANDRANTANMECELAREQREALELQVKKLQEELERIHTGQDPQFLRSFSDLETLSLSSLYTLQKQLRANLEKVDKAVFQMQSVKCLKCQEENRVVLPCQHAVLCETCAEEGECPICHPNRPHSLQS from the exons TTACCTGAAGGAGTTCCGCACGGAGCAGTGTCCTCTTTTCGTGCAGCACAAGTGCACTCAGCACCGGCCCTACACTTGCTTCCACTGGCACTTTGTCAACCAGCGTCGTCGCAGATCTATCCGCCGCCGGGACGGTACATTTAACTACAGCCCTGACATTTACTGTACCAAGTATGACGAGACCACAGGAATCTGCCCAGAAGGAGATGA ATGTCCCTTCTTGCATAGAACTACTGGAGACACAGAGAGAAGGTATCACTTGCGCTACTACAAAACTGGAATCTGTATTCATGAGACAGACTCCAAGGGAAACTGCACGAAGAATGGAGTCCACTGCGCGTTTGCTCATGGGCCCCATGACCTACGCTCTCCAGTGTATGACATCAG GGAGCTTCAGGCAATGGAGGCTTTGCAGAATGGTCAGACTACATCAGAAGGTGGCATAGAGGGTCAGTCTGCAGTTGCTGCCAGCCATGCTATGATAGAGAAAATACTCAGTGAGGAGCCAAGGTGGCAAG ATACAACATATGTGTTGGGAAATTACAAGACAGAACAATGTAAGAAACCCCCCCGTCTCTGTCGCCAGGGTTATGCCTGTCCCTACTACCACAATagcaaagacagaagaagaagcccaagaaaacacaaatacag ATCTTCGCCATGTCCCAGTGTGAAACATGGAGATGAGTGGGGAGATCCCAGTAAGTGTGAAAATGGAGACTCATGCCAATACTGCCACACTCGCACAGAACAGCAGTTCCATCCAGAG ATCTACAAATCCACCAAATGCAATGATATGCAGCAGTCTGGCAGCTGTCCCCGAGGACCCTTCTGTGCCTTTGCACATGTAGAAC aGCCTGCGCTCAGTGAAGACTTACAGCAATCCTCGGCTGTGTCTAGCCCGACACAGACAGGCCCTGTGATGTATATGCCATCGGCAGCTGGTGATTCTGTTCCAGTCAGCCCTTCCAGTCCACATGCCCCAGACCTTAGCAAT GTGTGGAATAAATCAGGAACTCTGCCAACTAGCCCCACCTCCACCACA ATTCTTTGTAGGAACAGCAGTCTCGGAAGCCCATCTAATATATGTGGGTCTCCTCCTGGTGCCATTGGAAAGCCACACAGCTTGGAGACCATTGGTTTTCCTCCAGACTCAGTAACAGCAGCCGGCAGCTACAAGAAAGCACCGGGGTTTGAGCGAGAAGATCAGGTGGGGGCCGAGTATTTGAAGAGTTTCAAATGCCAG CAAGCAAAAATGAAGTCCCACTCACTGGAACACAGGAGCCAGGAGCAACCTTTGTTACAGCCCAAACAG GACATACTGGGTATTCTCCCAGTGGGAAGCCCGCTGACATCCAGCATCTCCTCTAGTATCACCTCCAGTCTGGCTGCAACGCCACCAAGCCCTGCCGGCACCAGCAGCATACCAGGCATGAATGCCAATGCCCTTCCTTTCTATCCAACCAGTGACACCGTTGAGTCTGTCATAG GTGGGAGTTTGCTGCAAAGTTCTGCTCCTGTAAATATCCCCGGGTCCCTTGGAAGCTCTGCCTCCTTtcactctgcctctccttctccaccGGTCAGCCTCTCATCGCATTTCCTTCATCAGCCCCAGGGACACTTAAGCCAATCAGAAAACACATTCCTGGGGACATCAGCTTCTCATGGATCATTAG GTTTAAATGGGATGAACAGCAGCATATGGGAACACTTTGCTTCGGGGAGTTTTTCGCCCAGTACCTCACCTGCATTTCTGTCAGGTCCAGGTGCTGCGGAGCTGGCACGGCTACGACAAGAACTGGATGAAGCCAACGGCACAATAAAGCAGTGGGAAGAGTCTTGGAAACAAGCCAAACAG GCTTGTGATGCTTGGaaaaaggaggcagaggaagcAAATGATCGCGCCAACACAGCTAACATGGAATGTGAACTGGCCCGGGAGCAGAGGGAAGCATTGGAGCTGCAAGTGAAGaagctgcaggaggagctggagaggatCCACACAGGCCAGGACCCTCAGTTTCTGCGCTCCTTCTCTGACCTGGaaacactctctctctcttcgcTTTACACCCTTCAGAAACAGCTGCGGGCAAACCTGGAGAAAGTTGATAAG GCGGTATTTCAGATGCAGTCAGTGAAATGCCTTAAGTGTCAGGAGGAGAACCGGGTGGTGTTACCGTGCCAACATGCAGTGCTGTGTGAAACATGCGCCGAGGAGGGCGAGTGCCCCATCTGCCATCCCAACAGGCCCCACTCTCTCCAGTCGTGA